One segment of Coffea arabica cultivar ET-39 chromosome 7c, Coffea Arabica ET-39 HiFi, whole genome shotgun sequence DNA contains the following:
- the LOC113699393 gene encoding homeobox-leucine zipper protein HAT22: MGLDDVCSPGLVLGLGFPSTAENKPLKTDNQKSRKPSLLKSEQLANFEPSLTLSLSGGDTFDMLVKKLDATANKASNNEPPPSAADLHRQDSAASSFSNNSVKRERELGSSEEVEIERLSSRVSDEDDDGSNGRKKLRLTKVQSALLEESFKQHSTLNPKQKQDLARELNLRPRQVEVWFQNRRARTKLKQTEVDCEFLKKCCETLTDENRRLQKELQELKALKLAQPLYMQLPAATLTMCPSCERVGGVGENSSSKSPFSMAPKPHFFNPFTNPSAAC; encoded by the exons ATGGGTTTGGATGATGTATGTAGCCCAGGCCTTGTATTAGGATTAGGCTTCCCGTCAACCGCCGAGAACAAACCACTGAAAACGGATAACCAGAAATCAAGAAAGCCATCCCTCCTCAAGTCCGAACAGTTGGCCAACTTTGAGCCGTCGCTGACCTTGAGCCTTTCCGGCGGCGACACTTTCGATATGCTAGTCAAGAAGCTGGATGCTACTGCTAATAAGGCCTCGAATAATGAGCCCCCACCTTCTGCTGCTGACTTGCATCGTCAAGATAGTGCTGCGTCGTCCTTCTCCAACAATAGCGTGAAGAGGGAGAGGGAGCTCGGGAGCAGCGAAGAGGTGGAGATCGAGAGACTTTCGTCAAGAGTAAGTGACGAAGATGATGATGGTTCTAATGGAAGGAAGAAGCTTCGCCTCACAAAAGTTCAGTCTGCTCTTTTGGAAGAGAGCTTCAAGCAACATAGCACTCTCAATCCC AAGCAAAAGCAAGATTTGGCAAGGGAACTGAATTTAAGGCCTCGACAAGTTGAGGTGTGGTTTCAGAACAGAAGAGCCAG GACGAAGCTTAAGCAAACGGAAGTAGACTGCGAGTTCTTGAAGAAATGCTGCGAGACGTTGACGGACGAGAACAGGAGGCTGCAGAAGGAGCTACAAGAACTGAAGGCGCTAAAACTAGCGCAGCCCTTGTACATGCAGTTGCCAGCGGCTACACTGACCATGTGCCCCTCTTGCGAAAGGGTCGGCGGAGTTGGTGAAAACTCTTCCAGCAAGAGCCCATTTTCCATGGCCCCAAAACCGCACTTCTTTAATCCCTTCACCAATCCATCTGCAGCTTGTTAG